One window of the Actinomycetes bacterium genome contains the following:
- a CDS encoding aminotransferase class I/II-fold pyridoxal phosphate-dependent enzyme: protein MQFETLAIHAGQEPDPTTGAVVPPIYQVSTYKQDGVGGLRGGYEYSRSANPTRTSLEECLAAVEGGRRGLAFASGLAAEDTLLRAVCRPGDHVAIPGDAYGGTYRLFDRVHQEWGLDHTPAAGHGVDAYRDAVHPGSTKVVWVETPTNPLLGITDIAAVAELAHDAGALLVVDNTFASPYLQQPLSLGADAVVHSTTKYMGGHSDVVGGALVLAD, encoded by the coding sequence ATGCAGTTCGAGACCCTCGCGATCCATGCCGGCCAGGAGCCCGACCCGACCACCGGGGCGGTCGTCCCGCCGATCTACCAGGTGTCGACGTACAAGCAGGACGGCGTCGGCGGGCTGCGTGGTGGCTACGAGTACAGCCGCAGCGCCAACCCGACCCGGACCTCGTTGGAGGAGTGCCTGGCCGCTGTCGAGGGCGGCCGGCGCGGGCTGGCCTTCGCATCGGGGCTCGCCGCCGAGGACACCTTGCTGCGTGCCGTGTGCCGGCCCGGCGACCACGTCGCGATCCCCGGCGACGCGTACGGCGGCACGTACCGGCTCTTCGACCGCGTCCACCAGGAGTGGGGCCTCGACCACACCCCGGCGGCGGGGCACGGGGTCGACGCCTACCGCGACGCAGTCCACCCGGGCAGCACCAAGGTGGTCTGGGTCGAGACGCCGACCAACCCCCTGCTCGGCATCACCGACATCGCCGCGGTCGCCGAGCTGGCCCACGACGCCGGCGCACTGCTCGTCGTGGACAACACCTTCGCCTCGCCGTACCTCCAGCAGCCCCTGTCGCTCGGCGCGGACGCCGTCGTGCACTCGACGACGAAGTACATGGGAGGGCACTCCGACGTGGTGGGCGGAGCGCTCGTGCTCGCGGAC
- a CDS encoding arginine deiminase family protein: MTGPPFGVRSMSAELRRVLVARPATGDFAGAGWRVPDVDALRREHDGFVELLSALGADVVVTDAPEGMVDACFTYDPVLVTGAGAVVLRMRKPARRDEPAFLAAEVERAGVPVVGRLTGDAHADGGDMCWLDESTLAVGRGYRTDAAAHAQLAELLSAEGVSVERADLPHHLGASHVMHLMSVVSPVADDLAVVFEPLAPVPLLEMLADRGYRTVPCDPDELDAQGCNVLAVRPGVVVMADSAPRTRSALEHAGVEVHTYTATETNKGDGGPTCLTRPLWRG; this comes from the coding sequence ATGACCGGTCCTCCCTTCGGTGTGCGTTCCATGTCGGCCGAGCTGCGCCGGGTGCTGGTCGCCCGTCCGGCGACCGGAGACTTCGCCGGTGCCGGGTGGCGGGTGCCCGACGTCGACGCGTTGCGCCGCGAGCACGACGGATTCGTCGAGCTGCTCTCCGCGCTCGGTGCCGACGTCGTCGTGACGGACGCGCCGGAGGGGATGGTCGATGCCTGCTTCACGTACGACCCGGTGCTGGTCACCGGCGCCGGCGCCGTGGTGCTGCGGATGCGCAAGCCGGCCCGGCGTGACGAGCCCGCCTTCCTGGCCGCCGAGGTGGAGCGGGCCGGGGTGCCGGTGGTCGGCCGGCTGACCGGCGACGCGCATGCCGACGGCGGCGACATGTGCTGGCTGGACGAGAGCACCCTCGCGGTCGGCCGCGGCTACCGGACCGACGCCGCCGCGCACGCGCAACTGGCCGAGCTGCTCTCGGCGGAGGGCGTGTCCGTCGAGCGGGCCGACCTGCCGCACCACCTCGGCGCGAGCCACGTGATGCACCTGATGTCGGTCGTGTCGCCGGTGGCCGACGACCTGGCGGTCGTCTTCGAGCCGCTGGCGCCCGTGCCCCTGCTGGAGATGCTGGCCGACCGTGGCTACCGCACCGTCCCGTGCGACCCGGACGAGCTCGACGCCCAGGGGTGCAACGTGCTCGCCGTCCGCCCTGGCGTCGTCGTCATGGCCGACAGCGCACCACGCACCCGCTCGGCGCTGGAGCACGCGGGGGTGGAGGTCCACACGTACACCGCGACCGAGACCAACAAGGGCGACGGCGGGCCGACCTGCCTGACCCGGCCGCTGTGGCGCGGCTGA